AGATTTCGCTACTGcatttataattttcattctaTCAATTCCTGTGTTTGACCTTGCTTCATATAAAACTGCAAACTGCAAGAGTAAATCCGAGTTAGAAACCATCTCCAATTTGAGATACTGAACAAAGAGAACAAAACTTGTCAGAACAGATGCAGTATGGGAGCTACAGTTTGAGGTCATGTTTTATACCTTGGCAGAGAAAacatagaaaaaaatattgccAGGTAATGCATATTTAAGGATTCATTGCAATTCTAAACTGATTTACTGCACTAAATCCAACTTATCTTAGTAGCACCATCACGGCAAAAAGAAAAGTGCACTTAATACACCATTCATAAACATGAAGATATGatctaacaaattccacaaaagTCAGTAGTCAGTATCAGGATTCAGGAAAAGTATAATAATCTTTATTACAAATTTCAGATCTAGCTACTGTGGGCTAAACAATATCACTCAAAGTCCAAAAATACCCAAACATTCTAATTTTTTAAATACAATGAACAAAACAATTGATGCTAGGGCATGAACATAAATAGTAGCCAGTTGACAGTAAAAATAGCTGGAACCTGATAATTCATTCTTGAAACAACTACATTAAGCATCTTCTATGAATAGAAAAGGTAGCATTTGAATAAATAATTTTAAAGACACTGACTGTGAGCTACTGTGGAAAAAATTCAGGCAGTAGTCTTTCAGCTATGTCCTAACTAAAGGATTAACATGAAAAACAATGCAACAATGGGGTAAGCAAGTTACCTTATGACTCGTAGGACATTCTTTTGGGAAGTACTTTTCAACAAGGGGGCTAATTGCTTTTGATATTTCCTCTTCAGATGCATAGCATGCAACCTCAGCAGGCAAAACTCGCAGAATAAATCTAGTATGCATTCAAAAGCGAGTCTATGAGCGCAAAAACAACTGAACAATCGATGTCAGCAAAGAAAAACTACATCTTAAAATATGAGACTTAATGATCACAGAGGAACATAGGTTGCAATAGCACCAAATCAGAACCTTGACATATGTTTACGAGTTGAAGCAGCCGATGACATAATGTTTTGTACAATCTCAACTGGACCAGGGTCTCCTGCTCTTTTATGCATTTGAATGAATATGCAACCATTGCAGCCTGACTCAAGGCTTGCAAAGAGCCTCTGTTCATTATACGAAAAATGTCATCATATAGGTTAGCATACAATGTCATAAACCACTCTCGAAGAAAAACAACAGATATAAAGTTTAGTCGGTTTGTGTTGGTTTTGCATATTGGTGGTTGTCAGAAAGATTTCCAATAGAACTGAATAAATGATAATGCCACAGCTCAGAGTCCAAACAAATTGTTGCTGAAAAAAGTGTGGTATAATACACAATTCTGCCATTTGATTAGTCAAGTTTTCCCACAAGATCTTTTGCCCACAACAAAGTCCTTAAGCAGTGTATTTAACTACTTATACATGAGCTCCAAGTGATTTGCAGCAAGATTGAATCCAGTATTACGAAGCAGGAGAATACTTGATTGCAGTATCCAAAGGGTCACTAATGGACTTCGATCTGCAGCATAAATTTGAATGACAACAGGAAAAGGATGTCCAAGACTCCAGGAATTTAAAAAGCACCCCTAAGTTCGTATGCAGAAGCCTGCTTTATAAGGACCAAAATTATAAAGAATAAATGGCACCAATAGATCCTCAACTATGAAGTACTTGCTTTGTTCCTACAGAAAATGCTAGAAATTTCAGTTTGCTCATTGGTACTGATTATATGGAGTACTCCACAACAGAGAGGATCACTGCAACATATATCTTAAACTGTAATTACAACCAGAGCAAACATACCTTTTTCCTGTCTCCAAGTTCTTTCAAGTCCtcatcaattaaatcatcaATGTTCCTTTCACCGGAATCTTTTGGTTTATCAGTGGACTCTTTTGGTTTATCAGTGGACTCCTTTAATTCATCAGCAGCCTCCTTTTGTTCTGGCTGTTCAGAAACTGGAGGGTCTTCCACACGTTGCTTCTTTTCTTTTGGTTCTTCAGCGGTGCTTGCTTGTTCCACACCATCCTTACTGCCAGGAACAGAGGTGTTAAGTACCTCCTGTTGCTGCTCGGCTGGAGCAGTTTCACCTTTCTCCACATCATTCCCATTCCCATTGTCAGCTTCCTCACCGGAATGgtcttcatcctcatcatctGAGGAATCAGAGTCCTCAAACTTTATCTTTTTGTTCAGTGGCTTGTCAGGAATGCCTTTGGGTTTGTCATCCGATCCTTTCCCATCCACCAGATCTTCGTAGAACTGCAGAAACAATAATCGATTCCACAGCATAATAAGCCAGAAGCATATTAGCAAGATTGACAACAAGGCATAATTTGCAAAAACCAGGCATAGCCATTTTTGTAAGTGTGCACATAAAGCCCTACTAGTGCGCTCGTGCCACAACCAAGTATCCAATTGCAACTAACAAACAATCTAAAATTCAGGGAGATAATGTACCGATTTCTAAGATTATCAGCTTTCGTCATTCCAGGCTTTCAGCCAGTAAAACTAAAAGGTGGACAGCAAAACATCCAGCATATGAAATGTGTCGCCACAGGAACACCAATCACCACATAGTGCCTACGCCCAAGCAATCGAATCAGTCGCCAGCAAGCACTCGTTAGCAGGAACGCCGCCATCGGACCCGCCTACGAGTCCGCGGCAACTCACAGTGCCCTCAACCTGACTGGGCTGGCGTGGGTAATGCGACGAACACCTGGCGtgcgcgcgtcgcccgcgcggGAGCGGCCGGACCCAAGAGGCCGCACCACCGACACTACACGCCGGTCGCCGGCCAAGTACAGGTACGGGGAAGCGGAGCCGTAGCGAGTGGCTTACGGAGTCGAGGAGGGAGAGAGCCTCGCGGGTGGCCTGGcgctcgcggccgccgtcgcAGGTGATGAAGAAGCCCTGCACGCCGGGGCGCAGCGGGTACGCCCCCTTCCGCACCGGCTTCCCGTGGGGGAGGAACTTGCGCTTCCTCCCACCACccttggcgccgccgcccgggttCGCCTTGCCATCGCCGCCGGGGGCCATCTCTTCTCTAGGGTTTTGCTGCGGTGGGGACAAGGATACTGCGGAGGGAGAGGCCGAGGCCGTCAAGCCGGACGCCGAAATTTTACCCCGTCCCGACGCCCGGCGCTGGAGAACCGTCCGATCGCATTTTGGGGGGGTTTCGGTCGGTTTCAAtccaaattttaaaattcagCTAAATTTCAGTTAAATAATGTCACAATTAGCCCGTAACTATGTCTTTTCTCAAATCAAACACAAAGTTTGAATAGGCAGGATTATAGGAGCACCCTTGCAGAACTCAATAGTTTTGTGAAATCTGAAACGTTTCATCAGAAACATAACACCTGAAGAACAGGCGCTAGATGACACGAACTTGCCCGCCAACTATTCAGCTCCCGATGAGGTTCTCATCTAAAAGCATAATATCAGGTTTTACACAAAATCTGTCGGTTCTACAAAAGCATATCACCCCTAAAACACACAGAGATATCATTCCACATCTAGCAAAGAAGCAATCTGGGCACCAAAGTAACTGCATGCAGGTCTCCATAACTCGGTTTTACTGCCCAGCAGGACCAACAAGAACCCCCTGCGCAGTGCCTTCCTTCTTCCCGCCTTCCTCAGAGTCATTGTCTGCCTTACGAATcctgatcttgtacttgagctCGAACTCGGtgatctccttcttcttcctctccagcGCCTCGTGCATGCGGGCGATCACCTCCTGGAGGCCCTCCTTGTTGCGCTTCACCGCGGGCAGGACCTCCTTGATGGTCCTCTCCACCAGGACACCGCCGATCATCCTGTAGCAGCGCCTCGAGGGGTCCAGCGGCTCGATAGCACCGATCACAAGGGAGTGCTCGCTGACCTCCATCTCCAGCTCCGTGATCTTGGTGTAGAGCTGGTTCATTTCGGTGCGCATGTTGGCATAAGTGTTGGCGATTACTTGCTCGTTTATGGCTTCTTTGCCATCACTGCCTGCTTTGCTTGCCATTCTCCTTGTGATGCAGCTAAGTGGAGGAAGATATCACAAAAGTTTAACCTGAAGATAGAAATGATGCAGGTCAAAGATCATCAAGGAATAAATGAAGCCACAGTTGTAGCATCGAAAGTGTAAAGTGCACCAAATGTCAAAAATTACAACACTCCAAGAGCAAAAGACAATGGCATAGGGCAGTAAATACAAACACATCGTTGTAGTGTAAAAATTACCAAATGTAGAAATTAATTGTAACAGCAGTTACCAAGGATGAGAAACAATAAAGCCTTTTTAGTTCCAAGCAAGATGGGGTAGGCTGTTACCAAGGATAAGAAAGCAAAAGGAACAAAAAAGGAGGAATTGGTAACTATTTGCGGAGTTAAGGCCACAGCCAAGCGTTAAATGGTTTTGTATATCTTCCATAAATAATAGCCATTTTGGAATTTGAACATTCTCACTAATTGGTACAACTACAGCTTGGCCCATCTAACTTGAGCAATCATTCTTACATGTATCATAATAACTATAATTGGATTTCATCAGGTCATATTTATTGTGTGTGCGGTGACTAAAATCTAGCCTAATAACCAAATATATTGTCCTGAGTTACGACTCAAGGACAAAGAAGATCGTCCAAACCATGAAACAGTGAAGCCGCATTTTATTTTAACAAAAACAGTCTTTTTTCCCAATGCACATCCAAGCTAATACTCAGTTTTGGTACAGTGTTAACTATAATAAATCAGTTATTGCAATTGCAAAGGAAGACTGTGCAGCTGGCCTAAAAGCAAAAGCCTTGCTCTCAAATAAATGGTTCAAAAACAGTCTGCGTAAGCTTTAGTTTGGTTAAGAAAAAAAGATTACATTTCATTGGGATATCGAAATCTGTCTGAGCTTAGAAAATTCCCATAAGAAAAATCATTTGTTCACATCACCTGGTCAAGACACAAATTTTTGCACAGCTGAGCTTATACTTTCACCCTAAAAACTAGGGAAGACAGTACCTCACAATTACCAGTAAGGCAGTCACTAGCAGTACTATATTGCTGCAGGAGAGTGGTAGGCTCCTCTAAGAAACAAAATCTGTAAAGATGTGCCTATAATTGCAAACAAAATCCAAGAACTCTTTCCAGACTACAATAGCAATTTGGACACAGAACactgatagtttttttttttgcgaaagggaAACTGTATTAAGCGAGCATACAGTACATCCCTGCTTTCTTGCAGGAAACACCCCGGTACAAAGAGTATTGACGCACGCATCCGGCAATGTCTCCGTGGTCATCTCCGGCAACTTCCGAAGACGGAAGTCCGGCAAAATCCTCCTTCCGCCGTTGTTGAGGAACCCAAGAGCTCAGTAAGAGCTGCCAGAATCTTGGATCATCCCCGGCGCCATAACGAACAGAAGAGGAAAGGAAGTCCTGCTTCCGCCATGCTTGAGGACCCCAATAGCTTGGTAGTAGCTGCCAGCACGTTGAAGAATCCCTTGCGCGAGCACGGACAGAAGAGGAAGAAAGTCCGCCCCGGCGACCAACGAGCCACCGGTCGGAAGAagcagccgccgtcgccggccatgCCAGCAACCCGGCACAAACTTGCAAAGCAGGGGAAGAACCGATTCGTTCCCCTTTCGCAGCAAAAGAGAAGGTCACTGACCTCCCAAACCGAAGCCAGGAGTTCCTCTCCGCTCCGCCACCAACAGCAGCCAAGAGCAGAAGGAAAAGAAGCGGCAGAGGATTGTTCGTCACCCCAACCATCCGAACCAAATcaaacagcaagaacaacaaaaATCCACCGGCACAAGAGAGGCACATAGACCTCACAAAAGATCCACCGGAGAGGATGCAGAAGACACCTTCATCGTCACCGGGGAAGAAGCTTATTCGCCGACGAAGTGGCTCCGGCACAGCAGCCACTCCCGGAGACcttgctccaccgccgcctACCGACGGCGAGCAAAACAGAGGCCTAGATACTATCCTACC
This genomic interval from Panicum virgatum strain AP13 chromosome 8K, P.virgatum_v5, whole genome shotgun sequence contains the following:
- the LOC120644681 gene encoding THUMP domain-containing protein 1 homolog: MAPGGDGKANPGGGAKGGGRKRKFLPHGKPVRKGAYPLRPGVQGFFITCDGGRERQATREALSLLDSFYEDLVDGKGSDDKPKGIPDKPLNKKIKFEDSDSSDDEDEDHSGEEADNGNGNDVEKGETAPAEQQQEVLNTSVPGSKDGVEQASTAEEPKEKKQRVEDPPVSEQPEQKEAADELKESTDKPKESTDKPKDSGERNIDDLIDEDLKELGDRKKRLFASLESGCNGCIFIQMHKRAGDPGPVEIVQNIMSSAASTRKHMSRFILRVLPAEVACYASEEEISKAISPLVEKYFPKECPTSHKFAVLYEARSNTGIDRMKIINAVAKSVPQPHKVDLKNPDKTIIVQIAKTICMIGVVERYKELAKFNLRQLTSSESEK
- the LOC120644683 gene encoding probable prefoldin subunit 2, which codes for MASKAGSDGKEAINEQVIANTYANMRTEMNQLYTKITELEMEVSEHSLVIGAIEPLDPSRRCYRMIGGVLVERTIKEVLPAVKRNKEGLQEVIARMHEALERKKKEITEFELKYKIRIRKADNDSEEGGKKEGTAQGVLVGPAGQ